In a genomic window of Lycium ferocissimum isolate CSIRO_LF1 chromosome 9, AGI_CSIRO_Lferr_CH_V1, whole genome shotgun sequence:
- the LOC132031926 gene encoding probable disease resistance protein At1g61300, producing the protein MILYTATELHYYGFFCSPFQKIMDAIFVKIVDFGVKTFKRISDFEENLETVERNVKQLSDKAFDVKTEVQGREQSGKKKRKREVNSWFDEVIEIELELRSLKEEVTRGTRNAGALEKLNGRVGELLEQSKHFGMLVHDTYERNECLLLAPQVHEETSKQNLELIWTWLHVENVSSIGIYGMGGVGKMTLAKHIHNRLVNEIHYQVCWVTVSQGFSFKRLQDDLAKIVNLDLSDEVDEHRRAAKLNRAFKERKNIVIILDDVWDCLSLEKLGDPLGVEGCRLILTTRSYEVCLKIGCKKLLEVKKLNNYDAWELFRKSLRCETMLNPDIESIAKSMAGRCKGLPLGLITLAGSMKGVTDKREWKNALKEFPDDMESDVFKVMQYSYDQLKDKIMQECFLYCALYPEDCTIDGEKLVGRFIMEGLVKGNSRQEEFNQGHTILNKLVKVCLLKAVDGDYELGQAVKMHDLLREMVLRITYVKPRYMVRAGIRSPVPEEHAPNCPKLSTLLLPGCCLRRIPESFFQHMNNLQVLNLSFNSELMDLPSCVSNLGSLRAISLRECRELKSVPPLGKLKNLRVLDLSGTDIKEVPQGMGSLVKLTYLDMSGIYLDELPKELLPKLSHLQYLNLPLCLTCKIKHCDDIEWIVNVPSGRNTTTDPHCIRFHMLSISSLPNLIGLCKGKIASHVPCDTFSGLAYLYIERPNKIKKLFPRAILQDLENLQKLGVTDCDEMEEIIAEEATEQDGTSSDILILPKLMRLELTDLPKLKRICEGKLICDSLESMSFEHCSELKRLPFYAPTTNAHPFLALHTIKVLEKDWWQTLEGEQSHLKTLFQPHITHVRY; encoded by the exons atgattttatacacTGCAACTGAGCTACATTATTATGGTTTTTTTTGCAGTCCTTTTCAGAAGATCATGGACGCTATTTTTGTGAAGATAGTAGATTTTGGAGTAAAGACGTTCAAACGTATCAGTGACTTTGAGGAGAATTTGGAAACTGTGGAAAGAAATGTGAAACAATTATCAGATAAAGCATTCGATGTGAAGACAGAGGTTCAGGGTCGAGAGCAATCtggaaagaagaagaggaaaagagAAGTCAATTCTTGGTTTGACGAGGTTATAGAGATCGAATTAGAATTACGTTCTTTGAAAGAAGAAGTAACAAGAGGGACGAGAAATGCAGGTGCTTTGGAGAAGTTAAATGGAAGGGTTGGAGAACTTCTTGAgcaaagtaaacattttggaaTGCTAGTACATGACACGTATGAGCGCAATGAGTGTCTACTCCTGGCGCCGCAAGTTCATGAGGAAACATCAAAACAAaatttagaattgatttggacgTGGTTACATGTTGAAAATGTCTCAAGCATCGGTATATATGGTATGGGAGGTGTGGGTAAAATGACTTTGGCAAAGCATATACATAACCGTCTTGTTAATGAGATTCATTATCAAGTCTGTTGGGTTACTGTTTCTCAAGGGTTTAGCTTCAAAAGATTACAAGATGATCTTGCCAAAATTGTAAATCTGGACCTTTCAGATGAGGTTGATGAGCATAGAAGGGCAGCCAAATTAAACCGGGCATTCAAAGAAAGGAAGAACATTGTTATCATATTGGATGATGTCTGGGATTGCCTTAGCTTGGAGAAGTTGGGTGACCCTCTTGGTGTGGAAGGCTGTAGACTGATTCTAACTACTCGCTCTTATGAAGTCTGCCTAAAGATAGGTTGTAAGAAACTACTCGAAGTGAAGAAACTCAATAATTATGATGCTTGGGAGTTGTTCAGGAAGAGTCTAAGATGCGAGACTATGCTCAATCCAGATATCGAGTCAATTGCCAAATCCATGGCAGGAAGGTGCAAAGGCTTGCCACTTGGGCTCATCACTTTGGCGGGAAGCATGAAAGGGGTGACTGATAAAAGGGAGTGGAAGAACGCTTTGAAAGAATTCCCTGATGACATGGAAAGTGATGTCTTCAAGGTAATGCAGTATAGTTATGATCAGTTGAAAGATAAAATTATGCAAGAGTGCTTCTTGTACTGTGCTTTGTATCCTGAGGACTGTACAATTGATGGAGAGAAACTAGTTGGTAGATTTATCATGGAGGGACTGGTGAAGGGAAATAGTAGGCAAGAAGAGTTTAACCAGGGCCATACCATATTGAATAAACTAGTTAAGGTATGCTTACTTAAAGCAGTTGATGGTGATTATGAGCTCGGTCAAGCAGTAAAGATGCATGATTTACTTAGGGAAATGGTATTGCGGATCACATATGTTAAACCAAGATACATGGTAAGGGCTGGAATAAGATCACCTGTGCCAGAGGA ACATGCACCGAATTGCCCCAAATTATCAACCTTGCTTTTGCCTGGTTGTTGTTTGAGAAGGATTCCAGAATCTTTCTTTCAGCATATGAACAACCTCCAAGTGCTCAACTTGAGCTTCAACTCAGAGCTTATGGATTTGCCGAGTTGCGTATCTAACTTGGGAAGTCTTAGAGCAATCTCGCTTCGAGAATGTAGAGAGCTCAAATCTGTGCCACCACTGGGAAAGCTAAAAAATCTGAGGGTGCTAGATCTATCAGGCACTGATATTAAGGAAGTGCCTCAAGGCATGGGAAGCTTAGTCAAGCTTACATATCTAGATATGAGTGGAATATATCTTGATGAACTGCCAAAGGAGCTATTACCTAAACTTTCCCATCTTCAATACCTCAATCTTCCTCTAT GCTTGACCTGTAAGATCAAGCATTGTGATGACATAGAATGGATTGTCAATGTGCCATCTGGTAGAAATACTACTACAGACCCACATTGCATACGTTTCCATATGCTAAGTATCTCTTCTTTGCCAAATCTTATTGGGCTTTGTAAGGGAAAGATTGCATCTCATGTTCCATGTGACACCTTCTCGGGTCTTGCATATCTGTATATTGAGAGACCCAATAAGATAAAGAAGTTGTTTCCACGGGCTATCTTGCAGGATCTTGAAAACCTTCAGAAGCTTGGTGTAACTGATTGTGATGAGATGGAAGAGATAATAGCTGAGGAAGCAACTGAACAAGATGGTACAAGTAGCGACATTCTCATCCTTCCAAAGCTAATGAGGCTCGAACTAACCGACCTGCCTAAGTTGAAGAGAATCTGTGAGGGAAAACTCATCTGTGATTCCCTTGAATCGATGAGCTTTGAACACTGCTCCGAGCTGAAGAGGCTGCCTTTCTATGCTCCCACTACAAATGCACATCCTTTTCTAGCCCTCCATACAATCAAAGTTCTAGAAAAAGATTGGTGGCAAACATTGGAGGGGGAACAATCCCATCTCAAGACCCTCTTCCAACCTCACATTACACATGTGCGCTACTAA
- the LOC132030894 gene encoding uncharacterized protein LOC132030894, translating to MEEGVPSQSGEEPTSWDELYNVNLMPSEIFVKFRKEIEGYRVGVNLEFYNAPYNEYLAKLVLKPLAPDRRWKFIYEPLRHEVRLLSKKIPVTKFLNLQVGVGHSFQLHATGWKWKLNTCFGGDGLSSIRNKTSLGLCPGVDFRFGWKADYVLPEVTGALGTGEPLFNMNSGRLQASLDRVEAIFSQ from the exons ATGGAGGAGGGTGTTCCGAGTCAAAGTGGGGAAGAACCCACATCATGGGATGAGCTTTACAATGTCAATCTGATGCCTTCAGAGATTTTTGTCAAGTTCAGAAAAGAAATAGAAGGTTATCGAGTTGGTGTTAACTTGGAG TTTTACAACGCTCCATACAATGAGTATCTGGCTAAGCTGGTTTTAAAGCCTTTAGCCCCTGATCGGAGATGGAAGTTCATATATGAGCCGTTGCGTCATGAAGTACGCCTTCTTTCCAAAAAGATCCCAGTGACAAAATTTCTGAATCTTCAG GTTGGTGTAGGCCATAGCTTTCAGTTGCATGCAACTGGTTGGAAATGGAAGCTCAATACTTGTTTCGGTGGAGATGGTCTCTCCAGCATCCGGAATAAAACATCACTTGGATTATGTCCCGGTGTGGATTTCCGTTTTGGATGGAAAGCAGATTATGTACTTCCAGAAGTTACTGG GGCTTTAGGCACTGGTGAACCATTGTTCAATATGAATTCTGGACGATTACAGGCGTCACTGGATAGAGTGGAGGCCATCTTTTCCCAATAA